In Herbaspirillum seropedicae, a single window of DNA contains:
- a CDS encoding amino acid ABC transporter permease produces the protein MDFRWSIIQGYAPLFAKGVLMTLQVSLISILIGTVIGLLVGMLRLAEVQHGPWKWPLKSMRWLAGFYVAFFRGTPLFVQIMLIHFAVMPVLVQQEHGLLITGELARTIKQDYGAFLSGTVALSLNAGAYISEIFRAGIQSIERGQSYAAASLGMNYGLTMRYVVLPQAFRRMLPPLGNEAITLLKDSSLVSAIGLAELAYAARTVAGTYARYWEPYITISVLYFSMTICLALVVARLESKYSAPHRR, from the coding sequence ATGGATTTCCGCTGGAGCATCATCCAAGGCTATGCGCCGTTGTTCGCCAAGGGCGTTCTCATGACCTTGCAGGTGTCCCTGATCAGCATCCTGATCGGCACCGTGATCGGCCTGCTGGTGGGAATGCTGCGGCTGGCCGAGGTGCAGCATGGTCCCTGGAAATGGCCGCTCAAGAGCATGCGCTGGCTGGCCGGCTTCTACGTGGCCTTCTTCCGCGGCACGCCCTTGTTCGTGCAGATCATGCTGATCCACTTCGCGGTCATGCCGGTGCTGGTGCAGCAGGAACATGGCCTGCTGATCACGGGCGAACTGGCGCGCACCATCAAGCAGGACTACGGCGCCTTCCTCTCCGGCACTGTGGCGCTGTCGCTCAATGCGGGCGCGTATATCTCTGAGATCTTCCGCGCCGGCATCCAGTCCATCGAGCGCGGCCAATCCTATGCCGCCGCCAGCCTGGGCATGAACTATGGCCTGACGATGCGCTATGTGGTGCTGCCCCAGGCCTTCCGCCGCATGCTGCCGCCGCTGGGCAATGAAGCCATCACGCTGTTGAAGGATTCCTCGCTGGTCTCGGCCATCGGCCTGGCCGAGCTGGCCTATGCCGCGCGGACCGTGGCCGGCACCTATGCGCGTTACTGGGAACCGTATATCACCATCTCCGTGCTGTATTTCTCCATGACCATCTGCCTGGCGCTGGTCGTGGCCCGGCTGGAGAGCAAGTACAGCGCGCCACACCGCCGCTGA
- a CDS encoding TIGR03862 family flavoprotein: MQTPTPSATDGKRVAVIGAGPAGLMAAEVLAAHGLAVDVYDAMPSAGRKFLLAGKGGMNITHSEPQPDFLPRYGKRREQVAPFVRRFDADRLRAWIHDLGIETFVGSSGRVFPREMKAAPLLRAWLHRLREAGVRLHMRHRWLGWQQDGTLRLAHPDGETSVRADAVVLALGGASWPRLGSDGSWVPLLQARQVEVAPLLPANCGFELDWSEHFRERFAGAPVKPVVASVALPSGGMQNRRGEFIITAQGIEGGLVYALSSALRETIASEGSARLYLDLLPDWTLEKVSAELSHPRGARSLSSHLQSRLHLKGVKAGLLRELLDKDTFADMDKLARAIKALPLTVLRPRPIAEAISSAGGVSFEALDDALMLRALPGVFCAGEMLDWEAPTGGYLLTACFATGHAAGHGVVQWLKAEGQQAGLNASQEERQP, translated from the coding sequence ATGCAGACCCCTACTCCCTCCGCCACCGACGGCAAGCGCGTGGCCGTGATCGGCGCCGGCCCGGCCGGGCTGATGGCGGCCGAGGTGCTGGCCGCCCATGGCCTGGCCGTGGACGTCTATGACGCCATGCCCTCGGCTGGCCGCAAGTTCCTGCTGGCCGGCAAGGGCGGCATGAACATCACCCATTCCGAACCGCAACCGGATTTCCTGCCGCGCTACGGCAAGCGTCGCGAGCAGGTCGCCCCCTTCGTGCGCCGCTTCGACGCCGACCGCCTGCGCGCATGGATCCATGACCTGGGCATCGAGACCTTCGTAGGCAGCTCCGGCCGCGTCTTTCCGCGCGAGATGAAGGCTGCGCCCTTGCTGCGCGCCTGGCTGCACCGCCTGCGCGAAGCCGGCGTGCGCCTGCACATGCGCCATCGCTGGCTGGGCTGGCAGCAAGACGGGACGCTGCGCCTGGCCCATCCCGACGGTGAAACCAGCGTACGCGCCGATGCAGTCGTGCTGGCCCTGGGCGGCGCCAGCTGGCCGCGCCTGGGTTCGGATGGCAGCTGGGTGCCGCTGCTGCAGGCGCGCCAGGTCGAAGTCGCACCACTGCTGCCGGCCAACTGCGGCTTCGAGCTGGACTGGAGCGAGCATTTCCGCGAGCGCTTTGCCGGTGCGCCGGTCAAGCCGGTGGTAGCCAGCGTGGCGCTGCCCAGTGGCGGCATGCAGAACCGGCGCGGCGAATTCATCATCACCGCGCAGGGGATCGAAGGCGGCCTGGTCTATGCCCTCTCCTCGGCACTGCGCGAGACCATCGCCAGCGAAGGATCGGCGCGCCTGTACCTGGACCTGCTGCCAGACTGGACGCTGGAGAAGGTCAGCGCCGAACTGTCTCATCCTCGCGGGGCGCGCTCGCTCTCCAGCCATCTGCAAAGCCGCCTGCATCTCAAGGGCGTCAAGGCCGGGCTGCTGCGCGAGCTGCTGGACAAGGACACGTTCGCCGACATGGACAAGCTGGCCCGCGCCATCAAGGCGTTGCCGCTGACGGTCCTGCGTCCCCGCCCGATTGCCGAGGCCATCAGCAGCGCTGGCGGCGTGAGCTTCGAAGCCCTCGACGATGCGCTGATGCTGCGCGCCCTGCCCGGCGTATTCTGCGCCGGCGAAATGCTGGACTGGGAAGCCCCCACCGGCGGTTACCTGCTCACCGCCTGCTTCGCCACCGGACATGCCGCCGGCCACGGCGTGGTGCAATGGCTCAAGGCCGAGGGCCAACAGGCTGGCCTGAACGCCTCGCAAGAAGAAAGACAACCATGA
- a CDS encoding SlyX family protein translates to MNQEDRLIDIEMKIAHQEDLVEELNRTVYRQEKKIEELEMLLHALAKRFKELSDTSQDRAAANEKPPHY, encoded by the coding sequence ATGAACCAAGAAGACCGCCTCATCGACATCGAGATGAAGATCGCCCACCAGGAAGACCTGGTGGAAGAACTGAACCGCACCGTCTATCGCCAGGAAAAGAAGATCGAGGAGCTGGAGATGCTGCTGCATGCGCTGGCCAAGCGCTTCAAGGAATTGTCCGACACCAGCCAGGACCGCGCCGCGGCCAACGAGAAGCCGCCCCACTACTAA
- the dinB gene encoding DNA polymerase IV — protein MANDRRIAHLDMDAFYASVELLRYPDLRGQAVVIGGGSATRPVELPDGTRQYFRMRDYAGRGVVTTSTYEARALGVFSAMGIMKAAQLAPDAILLPTDFEAYRKYSRLFKEAVRNIAPLIEDRGIDEIYIDLSAWSDTAPEVARQIKDAVHAATSLTCSIGVAPNKMLAKISSELDKPNGLTILTPADIERRIWPLPVRKINGIGPKAAEKLSALGIDTVADLAGAAPDLLRAHFGRSYAEWLGRVAQGVDDRPVQTYSEPKSISRETTFERDLHARADRAQLSEIFTALCVKLAADLDRKGYVGRTIGIKLKYADFRGVTRDVTLPSPTGDAAAIRQAAGECLKRVPLDKKLRLLGVRVGALSKKDEQAAASHAVQAELPFAS, from the coding sequence ATGGCCAACGACCGCCGCATCGCCCACCTCGACATGGACGCCTTCTATGCCTCGGTGGAACTGCTGCGCTATCCCGACCTGCGCGGGCAGGCTGTGGTCATCGGCGGTGGTTCAGCCACCCGTCCGGTGGAGCTGCCCGACGGCACGCGCCAGTATTTCCGCATGCGCGACTATGCCGGGCGCGGCGTGGTCACCACCTCCACCTACGAAGCGCGCGCCCTGGGCGTCTTCTCGGCCATGGGCATCATGAAGGCGGCCCAGCTGGCGCCGGACGCCATCCTGCTGCCGACCGACTTCGAGGCCTATCGCAAATACTCACGGCTGTTCAAGGAAGCGGTGCGCAACATTGCACCGCTGATCGAGGACCGCGGCATCGATGAGATCTACATCGATCTCTCGGCCTGGTCCGACACCGCCCCTGAGGTGGCGCGGCAGATCAAGGACGCCGTGCATGCGGCCACCTCGCTGACCTGCTCCATCGGCGTGGCGCCCAACAAGATGCTGGCCAAGATCTCTTCCGAGCTGGACAAGCCCAACGGCCTGACCATCCTCACCCCCGCCGACATCGAACGCCGCATCTGGCCGCTGCCGGTGCGCAAGATCAATGGCATCGGCCCCAAGGCCGCCGAAAAGCTCAGCGCGCTGGGCATCGACACCGTGGCCGACCTGGCGGGTGCAGCGCCGGACCTGCTGCGCGCCCACTTTGGCCGCAGCTATGCCGAATGGCTGGGCCGCGTGGCGCAGGGCGTCGATGACCGGCCCGTGCAGACCTATTCCGAACCCAAGTCCATCAGCCGCGAGACCACCTTCGAGCGCGACCTGCATGCGCGCGCCGACCGGGCGCAACTGTCGGAGATCTTTACCGCGCTGTGCGTGAAGCTGGCTGCCGACCTGGACCGCAAGGGCTATGTCGGACGCACCATCGGCATCAAGCTCAAGTACGCCGACTTCCGTGGCGTCACCCGTGATGTCACCCTGCCCTCGCCCACCGGCGACGCCGCCGCCATCCGCCAGGCCGCAGGCGAATGCCTCAAGCGCGTGCCACTGGACAAGAAACTGCGCCTGCTGGGCGTGCGCGTGGGTGCGCTGTCGAAGAAGGATGAGCAGGCCGCCGCAAGCCATGCTGTGCAGGCGGAACTGCCCTTTGCTTCCTGA
- a CDS encoding recombination-associated protein RdgC, whose amino-acid sequence MWFKNLQIYRLPAPWAISADELESHLAPQAFTACSSLDMQSQGWVPPRNNEKLVHVVNRQLLMKLDTEKKLLPSTVINQVTKARAAELEEQQGFPPGRKQTKELKEQVTDELLPRAFSVVRSTWVWIDPVNGWLLVDAGSPSKAEEVLKLLFKAIPKFPLETLRTVMSPAAAMTDWLASDEAPNGFTVDQDTELRSTAESKATVRYVRHTLEAEDIRRHIEAGKQCTRLALTWADKVSFVLTENLSVKRIAPLDVLKEDSEIAGKNDDERFDGDFMLMTGELAKLLTALVDALGGQLRENDGALAQAA is encoded by the coding sequence ATGTGGTTTAAGAATCTACAGATCTATCGTCTGCCCGCACCGTGGGCCATCAGCGCCGACGAACTCGAATCCCATCTCGCACCGCAGGCCTTCACCGCCTGCTCCAGCCTGGACATGCAAAGCCAGGGCTGGGTACCGCCGCGCAACAATGAAAAGCTGGTGCACGTGGTCAACCGTCAGCTGTTGATGAAACTCGATACCGAGAAGAAACTGCTGCCCTCGACCGTCATCAACCAGGTCACCAAGGCGCGTGCTGCCGAGCTGGAAGAACAGCAAGGCTTCCCGCCCGGTCGCAAGCAGACCAAGGAATTGAAGGAACAGGTCACCGATGAGCTGTTGCCGCGCGCCTTCTCGGTGGTGCGCAGCACCTGGGTCTGGATCGATCCGGTCAATGGCTGGCTGCTGGTCGACGCCGGCTCGCCCTCCAAGGCCGAGGAAGTGCTGAAGCTGCTGTTCAAGGCCATCCCCAAGTTCCCGCTGGAAACGCTGCGTACCGTCATGTCGCCGGCAGCGGCCATGACCGACTGGCTGGCCAGCGACGAAGCGCCCAACGGTTTTACCGTGGACCAGGATACCGAGCTGCGCTCCACCGCCGAGAGCAAGGCCACCGTGCGCTACGTGCGCCATACGCTGGAGGCCGAGGACATCCGCCGCCACATCGAAGCCGGCAAGCAATGTACGCGCCTGGCGCTGACCTGGGCCGACAAGGTCTCCTTCGTGCTGACCGAAAACCTGTCGGTCAAGCGCATCGCGCCGCTGGATGTGCTCAAGGAAGACAGCGAGATCGCCGGCAAGAACGACGATGAACGCTTCGACGGCGACTTCATGCTGATGACCGGTGAGCTGGCCAAGCTGCTGACCGCCCTGGTCGATGCACTGGGTGGCCAATTGAGGGAAAACGACGGCGCACTGGCGCAGGCTGCCTGA
- the lhgO gene encoding L-2-hydroxyglutarate oxidase — MKPLRYAVIGGGINGLAVARQLLLDDPDVRVTVFEKEEAVAQHQSSHNSGVVHAGLYYEPGGLKATLCRRGVELVKRYCEQNALPYDECGKVVVALGEEELPRLEAIYRKALANGVPDVEMIDAARLREIEPNCVGLRALYSPRTAIVSYGQIAQRMAQEIEERGGTIRLNASVRRVIERGDQVHIELQSGEMHPEAFDSAIACSGLQSDRLAQQSGDAATPRIVPFFGQYYVIDEAYKSHVKGLIYPVPDPRFPFLGVHFTKRIDGQMTIGPNAFISLGRENYHGDRFSLRDIADYLSYPGFWKFASRNVPATLRELKTVVSERIFVREAARYVPALAEVGVTPAVRGIRAQAMESNGRLVDDFVIRQSSRVTHIRNAPSPGATSSLAIGEHIVRNLIRRD, encoded by the coding sequence ATGAAACCTCTGCGTTACGCCGTCATCGGCGGCGGCATCAATGGCCTGGCTGTGGCCCGTCAACTGCTGCTGGATGATCCCGACGTGCGCGTTACCGTCTTCGAAAAGGAAGAGGCGGTGGCGCAGCACCAGTCCAGCCACAATTCCGGCGTGGTGCATGCCGGGCTGTACTACGAACCTGGCGGCCTGAAAGCCACCTTGTGCCGGCGCGGCGTGGAGCTGGTCAAGCGCTATTGCGAGCAGAACGCGCTGCCCTATGACGAGTGCGGCAAGGTGGTCGTGGCGTTGGGTGAGGAAGAACTGCCGCGCCTGGAGGCCATCTATCGCAAGGCGCTGGCCAATGGCGTGCCGGATGTGGAGATGATCGACGCGGCGCGCCTGCGCGAGATCGAGCCCAATTGCGTGGGCCTGCGCGCGCTGTATTCGCCGCGCACCGCCATCGTCAGCTATGGCCAGATCGCCCAGCGTATGGCGCAGGAGATCGAGGAGCGCGGTGGTACGATCCGCCTCAATGCGTCGGTGCGGCGGGTCATCGAACGGGGCGACCAGGTCCATATCGAACTCCAGAGCGGTGAGATGCATCCCGAGGCATTCGATTCGGCCATTGCCTGCAGCGGCCTGCAATCGGACCGCCTGGCGCAGCAGTCGGGTGATGCCGCCACCCCGCGCATCGTGCCGTTCTTCGGCCAGTATTACGTGATCGACGAGGCCTACAAGTCGCACGTCAAGGGCCTGATCTATCCCGTTCCTGATCCGCGCTTCCCCTTCCTGGGCGTGCATTTCACCAAACGCATCGACGGCCAGATGACCATCGGTCCCAACGCCTTCATCTCGCTGGGCCGCGAGAATTACCACGGCGACCGGTTCAGCCTGCGTGACATTGCCGACTACCTGTCCTATCCCGGTTTCTGGAAGTTCGCCAGCCGCAACGTGCCGGCGACCTTGCGCGAACTCAAGACCGTGGTCAGCGAGCGCATCTTCGTGCGGGAAGCCGCCCGCTATGTGCCGGCGCTGGCCGAGGTGGGCGTTACGCCGGCCGTGCGCGGCATCCGTGCCCAGGCCATGGAAAGCAATGGCCGCCTGGTGGATGACTTCGTGATCCGTCAGAGCAGCCGCGTCACCCACATCCGCAACGCACCCTCACCGGGCGCTACGTCGTCGCTGGCCATCGGCGAACATATCGTGCGCAATCTGATCCGGCGCGATTGA
- a CDS encoding TetR/AcrR family transcriptional regulator codes for MIRTRGRPRSFDRDQALQQAMQVFWSKGYEGTTMADLTEAIGVKAPSLYAAFGDKDALFREVVEVYARTVSAEPLRLLQAGKGIREDLQAMLRASVRMYSGKSTVPGLPAGKGCMVVISAINCAPENSEHSDALSQRRHKRRNEIRARLLQAQREGEIRADADVTALGDFYTSFLNGLALGAKDGVSSARLAATLGPAMLPLESVLLGAR; via the coding sequence ATGATAAGAACCCGCGGCCGCCCGCGCAGCTTCGACCGCGACCAGGCGCTGCAACAAGCCATGCAAGTGTTCTGGAGCAAGGGCTACGAAGGCACCACCATGGCTGACCTGACCGAGGCCATCGGCGTGAAGGCGCCCAGCCTCTATGCCGCCTTTGGCGACAAGGATGCGCTCTTTCGCGAAGTCGTGGAGGTCTATGCCCGCACCGTGAGCGCAGAACCGTTGCGCCTGTTGCAGGCCGGCAAGGGTATCCGCGAAGACTTGCAGGCTATGCTGCGCGCCAGCGTGCGCATGTATTCGGGCAAGTCGACGGTGCCAGGCTTGCCGGCTGGAAAGGGGTGTATGGTCGTGATTTCAGCCATCAACTGCGCCCCCGAGAACAGTGAGCATAGCGACGCCCTCTCGCAACGTCGGCACAAGCGCCGCAATGAAATCCGCGCCCGGTTGTTGCAGGCGCAGCGCGAAGGGGAAATCCGGGCCGATGCCGATGTCACCGCCCTGGGGGATTTCTACACCAGTTTTCTCAACGGGCTGGCGCTGGGGGCAAAGGACGGCGTCTCCAGTGCGCGCCTGGCCGCCACACTGGGGCCGGCCATGCTGCCGCTGGAGAGTGTGCTGCTGGGCGCACGCTGA